The Methylomicrobium lacus LW14 genome window below encodes:
- the ccmI gene encoding c-type cytochrome biogenesis protein CcmI encodes MNIVFFLIAAAFILVAFAFVLPPLWRARQLQQADLDHRNIEIARIRLAELKNNLRAGGISQAQFDEQVAELELALSDDLSIESQVKAANTQGRWMVYLVAVAVPVLAGSLYLALGRFDAVEHGAELAQAAPAGMPNAADIEKMVAGLAEKMKANPDDAEGWLMLGKSYKYLEQFPKAADAFGNAYRLMGDKPDVMLLYAEALAFAAEKNLAGKPSELIFKALKLEPENPNGLWLAGLSKVQQGDPQGAAVLWRKLESLLPEGSEPRKEMQNIIAGLPGQAQVAASEPQTPPAAATAAPSISVEVSLAPELQQAASPGDTLFIYAQALTGPKMPLAIVRKQVSDLPLKVTLDDTMAMMPAMKLSNFGEVRLLARISKSGQAVTQPGDLIGAVEKAAVSGSGDYKVVINQRVE; translated from the coding sequence TTGAACATCGTATTTTTTCTGATCGCGGCCGCATTTATCCTGGTCGCCTTTGCGTTCGTCTTGCCGCCGTTGTGGCGCGCCCGCCAATTGCAGCAGGCCGATCTCGATCATCGCAATATCGAGATCGCCAGGATTCGGCTCGCCGAACTTAAAAACAATCTGCGCGCCGGCGGCATTAGCCAGGCGCAATTCGACGAGCAGGTCGCCGAACTGGAACTCGCGCTCAGCGACGATCTTTCGATCGAAAGCCAGGTCAAGGCCGCCAATACCCAGGGCCGCTGGATGGTTTACCTGGTTGCCGTGGCGGTGCCGGTATTGGCAGGATCGCTGTATCTTGCGCTCGGACGCTTCGATGCGGTCGAGCACGGCGCAGAACTCGCCCAAGCCGCGCCGGCGGGCATGCCGAATGCCGCGGACATCGAAAAAATGGTCGCGGGGCTGGCCGAGAAGATGAAGGCGAACCCCGACGACGCCGAAGGCTGGCTGATGCTCGGCAAGTCGTACAAATATCTCGAACAATTCCCGAAAGCCGCCGACGCATTCGGGAATGCCTATCGTCTGATGGGCGACAAGCCCGACGTGATGCTGCTCTACGCGGAAGCGCTGGCCTTCGCCGCCGAGAAAAACCTGGCCGGCAAACCGTCCGAACTGATCTTCAAGGCGCTGAAACTCGAACCCGAAAACCCGAACGGCCTCTGGCTTGCGGGCCTTTCCAAGGTACAGCAAGGCGACCCGCAGGGCGCCGCGGTGCTGTGGCGGAAGCTAGAATCCTTGCTGCCGGAAGGCTCCGAGCCGCGGAAGGAAATGCAGAACATCATTGCAGGGCTCCCGGGGCAGGCGCAGGTTGCGGCAAGCGAGCCGCAGACACCGCCGGCTGCCGCTACTGCGGCCCCTTCGATTAGCGTCGAAGTCAGCCTGGCGCCGGAACTCCAGCAAGCCGCAAGTCCCGGCGACACCTTATTCATCTATGCCCAGGCCCTGACGGGACCTAAAATGCCGCTCGCGATCGTGCGCAAACAGGTCTCCGACCTGCCGCTCAAGGTCACGCTCGACGATACGATGGCGATGATGCCGGCGATGAAATTATCGAATTTCGGCGAGGTGAGATTGCTTGCGCGCATCTCCAAATCCGGTCAGGCCGTTACGCAGCCGGGGGATTTGATCGGGGCGGTAGAAAAAGCGGCCGTATCCGGATCGGGCGATTATAAAGTCGTGATTAACCAGCGAGTTGAATAA
- a CDS encoding L,D-transpeptidase, whose amino-acid sequence MKMATYFGSIKPILFWSVAAIMTLSVVAQANSNETFVSQGMLPYGFSMTSLQGGNDVDPHKAITLEAVGLGARLSKVELLDGTGKVLFAAKDQTRLSLPVPLAFEARHKIKVTAERYWSGESETREINFTTAAIPKLEGPTLTRLGPDASVTLHFDRPVGEVQATGGLTLKTEHDATGHNIRLLASAYGQDHKYAVQVNYKTPTGVSLPPLDLELTTAPPLAAETNVKGLTNLGLMLPLQVTFNEALADRANAASHLKVQTRDGQAISGKWRWIGPRQLRFTPQPAWPASSAIEVSDDGQHLRSERGGMLKQALIEQFSTGTDRRLFVYLDSQRVEAVENGKVVRTFKVSTGKSKTPTVTGSFYIYDRYRHKRMRSDVGKGQPGFYEVEDVPYTQFFHRDYAFHGAFWHNSFGRPASHGCINMATKDQNKRWPNVSEDAGWLYNWGALGLPVTVMNKAPEPMQAGHVPAKDSKGTNQQARAETAIRQENPGRVVVR is encoded by the coding sequence ATGAAAATGGCCACATATTTCGGTTCGATCAAACCGATTCTGTTCTGGTCGGTCGCGGCGATTATGACTTTGTCGGTAGTCGCGCAAGCCAATTCGAACGAAACCTTCGTCAGCCAAGGCATGCTGCCCTATGGGTTTTCGATGACATCCTTGCAAGGCGGCAACGACGTTGATCCGCACAAAGCCATTACCCTGGAGGCGGTGGGCTTGGGCGCCCGCTTGTCCAAGGTTGAACTGCTCGACGGCACGGGAAAAGTCCTGTTTGCGGCGAAGGATCAAACCCGCCTTAGCCTGCCTGTCCCTCTAGCTTTCGAGGCTCGCCATAAGATCAAGGTGACGGCGGAGCGGTATTGGTCCGGAGAGTCCGAAACCCGTGAAATTAACTTCACAACGGCCGCCATACCGAAGTTGGAAGGGCCCACGCTTACCCGGTTGGGCCCGGACGCCTCGGTGACCCTGCATTTCGACCGACCCGTGGGGGAGGTGCAGGCCACCGGCGGCCTGACGTTGAAGACGGAACACGATGCCACGGGCCATAACATCCGGTTGCTGGCGAGTGCTTATGGGCAAGACCATAAGTATGCGGTCCAGGTGAACTATAAAACCCCCACGGGCGTATCCCTGCCGCCGCTCGATCTGGAATTGACAACCGCGCCACCCCTTGCCGCCGAGACGAATGTCAAGGGATTGACCAATCTAGGCTTGATGTTGCCGCTGCAAGTGACTTTTAATGAAGCGTTGGCCGATCGGGCCAACGCGGCGAGCCATCTCAAGGTGCAAACCCGTGATGGCCAAGCCATCTCTGGAAAATGGCGCTGGATTGGGCCTCGCCAGCTTAGATTTACCCCCCAGCCTGCATGGCCGGCCTCAAGCGCCATCGAAGTCAGCGACGACGGGCAACATTTAAGAAGCGAGCGCGGCGGGATGCTGAAGCAAGCCCTGATCGAGCAATTCAGCACCGGCACGGACCGGAGGCTTTTCGTCTACCTGGACAGCCAGCGTGTGGAGGCTGTGGAAAACGGCAAAGTGGTGCGCACCTTCAAGGTCAGCACGGGCAAAAGCAAAACCCCCACGGTGACGGGTTCCTTTTATATCTATGACCGTTACCGCCACAAGAGAATGCGTAGCGATGTCGGCAAGGGGCAGCCCGGTTTCTATGAAGTGGAAGACGTCCCGTATACGCAGTTCTTCCATAGAGACTATGCCTTCCATGGCGCGTTTTGGCACAATAGTTTTGGCCGTCCCGCCAGCCATGGCTGCATCAACATGGCTACCAAAGACCAAAACAAGCGCTGGCCCAATGTCTCCGAGGATGCCGGGTGGCTTTATAACTGGGGGGCGCTGGGCCTGCCGGTGACGGTGATGAATAAGGCGCCCGAGCCGATGCAGGCCGGTCATGTGCCGGCCAAAGACAGCAAAGGCACGAATCAGCAGGCCCGTGCCGAGACGGCGATCAGGCAAGAGAATCCCGGCAGAGTCGTTGTCAGGTAG
- a CDS encoding diguanylate cyclase domain-containing protein, with product MVFLIAMCLLANSAFAGTSTELRSSSQTSAPYSLELSAKEKVWLARHKTIRVAFDDSLPPYSFVDQNGKFSGIAVDIFNALSQKLPIRFEHQPRKSWNQIYRAVAERRTDIVATMVDRPERRLLFNFTHPYLTKSLAIITRKNDTAIKKPSDLAGKTVAYILNYQYAEGIKKKHPSIKPHVVKSMRECLQSVSTKKADACITFVGTASYLQTEYRLSDIKFAGFYERRTADESIAVRGDWPILAGIMQKGLDALSEAEMNAIYFKWVPPPAVAPVVAKESPAPKSIVHTIKTAPPRREENYWLSTWPLLAVVGVVGLWTLRVRLHHRHPVPPPQNPFSPDSQTVTASPNDFEEMLLKRATELKNRDTRFRNLIENQSKNYFFFQCDKQSKITYVSPSVSAILGYNPEKFISTFQNRITDHPENIRISRLLELCRQGKPCPPYALEVYDSDNERRWLEITSEPVYDEFGNCIGVDCLVFEITKRKQEDERLIWLSFHDELTGLANRRMLVDRLQQSITMAHRSRVSLAVLFLDLDGFKSVNDKMGHAAGDYALKEVAIKLSGIVRDSDTAARLGGDEFALLLPDGDEAAATAVAKKIVDTLNKPIAYGETSIQFGVSIGIALYPRHATDSDALLHYADASMYYAKQKRLGYSFQAES from the coding sequence ATGGTTTTTCTCATTGCAATGTGCCTGCTGGCCAATAGTGCATTTGCGGGCACATCCACCGAACTGCGGTCGAGCAGCCAGACTTCGGCGCCTTATTCGCTAGAGCTGAGCGCAAAAGAAAAAGTTTGGCTTGCACGCCATAAAACAATCCGGGTCGCTTTCGACGACTCCCTGCCGCCTTACAGTTTTGTTGATCAAAACGGAAAGTTCAGCGGCATCGCAGTCGACATTTTCAATGCGCTCAGTCAAAAACTCCCGATCCGCTTTGAACATCAGCCGCGAAAAAGCTGGAATCAGATCTACAGAGCCGTTGCCGAACGTCGCACGGATATTGTGGCGACCATGGTGGACCGGCCGGAACGCCGCTTATTATTTAATTTTACCCACCCCTATCTGACCAAATCCCTGGCCATCATCACCCGGAAAAATGACACGGCGATCAAAAAGCCCAGTGATCTTGCCGGAAAAACCGTCGCCTATATCCTTAACTATCAATATGCCGAGGGCATCAAAAAAAAGCATCCGTCCATCAAACCCCATGTCGTGAAGTCGATGCGGGAATGTCTACAATCGGTCAGCACGAAAAAAGCGGATGCCTGCATCACCTTTGTCGGCACCGCCAGTTATTTACAAACCGAATACCGATTAAGCGACATCAAATTTGCGGGCTTTTATGAACGCCGTACCGCCGATGAAAGCATTGCGGTGCGCGGCGATTGGCCGATACTGGCCGGTATTATGCAAAAAGGGCTGGATGCCTTAAGCGAAGCCGAAATGAACGCGATCTATTTCAAATGGGTGCCGCCGCCCGCTGTGGCCCCTGTCGTAGCCAAAGAAAGCCCAGCCCCAAAAAGCATCGTGCACACCATCAAGACCGCTCCTCCCCGCCGCGAAGAGAATTATTGGCTATCCACCTGGCCATTGCTCGCGGTTGTCGGCGTGGTCGGCTTATGGACCCTGCGCGTCCGGCTCCATCACCGGCATCCGGTACCGCCACCGCAGAATCCCTTCTCGCCAGACTCTCAGACCGTAACGGCCTCTCCGAACGATTTTGAAGAGATGCTGCTGAAACGCGCAACCGAACTGAAAAACCGCGATACCCGGTTTCGCAATCTGATCGAAAATCAGAGCAAAAATTATTTTTTCTTTCAGTGCGACAAGCAGAGCAAAATCACTTATGTCAGCCCCTCCGTCTCGGCAATACTCGGCTATAACCCCGAAAAATTCATCAGCACTTTTCAGAATCGTATTACCGACCATCCGGAAAACATAAGAATCAGCAGGCTGCTGGAGTTATGCCGCCAGGGCAAGCCCTGCCCGCCCTATGCGCTTGAAGTCTATGACAGCGACAACGAACGGCGCTGGCTCGAAATCACCAGCGAGCCGGTTTATGACGAGTTCGGCAACTGCATCGGCGTGGACTGCCTGGTTTTCGAAATCACCAAACGCAAACAGGAAGACGAACGCCTCATCTGGCTGTCCTTCCATGACGAACTTACCGGCCTTGCCAACCGCCGGATGTTGGTCGATCGTTTACAACAGTCGATCACGATGGCGCATCGCAGTCGGGTGTCCTTGGCGGTGCTTTTTCTGGATCTGGACGGATTCAAATCGGTGAATGATAAGATGGGTCACGCGGCAGGCGATTATGCGCTGAAGGAAGTGGCGATAAAGCTCTCGGGGATAGTGCGAGACTCCGATACCGCCGCGCGTTTAGGCGGCGACGAATTTGCCTTGTTGCTGCCGGACGGCGACGAGGCAGCCGCGACTGCGGTCGCGAAAAAAATCGTGGACACCCTGAATAAACCGATCGCTTACGGCGAGACCTCGATACAATTTGGCGTCAGCATCGGCATCGCCCTCTACCCCCGCCACGCTACCGACAGTGATGCATTGCTGCACTATGCCGATGCCAGCATGTATTATGCTAAACAAAAACGGCTGGGCTATTCGTTTCAGGCGGAAAGTTGA
- a CDS encoding UDP-2,3-diacylglucosamine diphosphatase: MDNISYRTIWISDLHLGSTQCQADVLLDFLKHNDSEKLYLVGDIIDFWALSKKMYWPRDHNTVIQKVLRKARHGTQIIYVPGNHDENVRDYNNYVFGDIEVKNMDVHTTSKGKQFLVVHGDEYDTIAQYHQWIAKLGSVSYDFLLWINRILRTIRRWLGIQSHFSLAAFVKFKVKNIVQFISEYEKSIVSTLRDKGLDGVICGHIHHAEIKEMEGFLYVNTGDFVESCTAIVEHFNGELELLHWIKKEEPVLAAQRPLETSVHD; the protein is encoded by the coding sequence ATGGACAACATCTCTTACCGAACCATCTGGATTTCAGATCTGCACCTCGGCTCCACGCAATGCCAGGCGGATGTGCTGCTCGATTTTTTGAAGCACAACGACAGCGAAAAGCTGTATCTGGTCGGCGACATCATCGATTTCTGGGCGCTGTCGAAGAAAATGTACTGGCCGCGCGATCACAATACGGTGATCCAGAAAGTGCTCAGGAAAGCGCGGCACGGCACGCAGATCATTTATGTGCCCGGTAACCATGACGAAAATGTCAGGGATTACAACAATTATGTGTTCGGCGATATCGAGGTCAAAAACATGGATGTGCACACCACCTCCAAGGGCAAGCAGTTCCTGGTCGTGCATGGCGACGAGTACGACACGATCGCCCAATACCATCAGTGGATCGCCAAACTGGGCAGCGTGAGTTATGACTTTCTGCTCTGGATCAATCGCATCTTGCGGACGATCCGGCGCTGGCTCGGGATTCAGTCGCATTTTTCGCTGGCCGCGTTTGTGAAGTTCAAGGTCAAGAATATCGTGCAATTCATATCCGAATACGAAAAAAGCATCGTCAGCACCTTGCGCGACAAGGGGCTGGACGGGGTGATCTGCGGCCACATCCATCATGCCGAAATCAAGGAGATGGAAGGGTTTTTGTATGTCAATACCGGCGATTTTGTCGAAAGCTGCACCGCGATCGTCGAGCATTTCAATGGCGAGCTGGAATTGCTGCACTGGATCAAGAAAGAAGAGCCCGTGCTGGCAGCGCAAAGGCCTCTCGAAACGAGTGTTCATGACTGA
- the lplT gene encoding lysophospholipid transporter LplT, with product MHKTSNPFTALNPVAATPAGAALPMTRGFYTILAAQFFSSLGDNVLLFAAIALLKSMAAPAWQIPVLQQFFVFAFILLAPFVGAYADALPKGQVMFISNSIKIVGCLAMLFGLHPLIAYGFVGLGAALYSPAKYGILTECLPLERLVWANGWMEGLTVAAIILGAIFGGVLIGPRVEAQIVQHLSELAFNGGIDTAPEFAILVILGIYLIAAVLNVYIPKLKIEHALTHRDPASLVKEFCLSLGMLWKDPLGQVSLAVTSLFWGVGTSLRFIILTWAAAALELDLERATQLTAMVAVGLAIGSVIAAKAVPVTHAVRVLPLGIAMGLVVLAMVWVTDWRVASLLLILIGILAGSFLIPMNALLQHRGHLLMGSGHSIAVQNFNENLSILLLLGAYSLMIRAGFSIDTVVIVFGLFIALSMGVIHHRHRHDQDLNP from the coding sequence ATGCATAAAACCTCAAACCCTTTTACCGCCCTGAATCCTGTTGCCGCGACTCCCGCGGGCGCAGCGCTTCCGATGACGCGCGGTTTTTACACGATTCTGGCCGCGCAGTTTTTTTCCTCCCTCGGCGATAACGTGCTGCTGTTCGCGGCGATCGCGCTGCTCAAATCGATGGCGGCGCCGGCCTGGCAAATCCCGGTGCTGCAACAATTTTTCGTGTTCGCGTTCATTCTGTTGGCACCGTTTGTCGGCGCCTATGCGGATGCCTTGCCGAAAGGCCAGGTGATGTTCATCAGCAACAGCATCAAGATCGTCGGCTGCCTGGCGATGTTGTTCGGCCTGCATCCCTTGATCGCTTACGGCTTTGTCGGCCTCGGCGCGGCGCTGTATTCGCCGGCGAAATACGGCATTCTGACCGAGTGTCTGCCGCTCGAAAGGCTGGTCTGGGCCAATGGCTGGATGGAAGGGCTGACCGTCGCGGCGATCATTTTGGGCGCGATTTTCGGCGGCGTACTGATCGGCCCTCGGGTCGAGGCGCAGATCGTGCAGCACCTTAGCGAACTGGCGTTCAACGGCGGCATCGATACCGCGCCCGAATTCGCGATTCTGGTGATCCTCGGGATTTATCTGATCGCGGCAGTCCTGAACGTCTACATCCCCAAACTGAAGATCGAACATGCGTTGACGCATCGCGATCCGGCGTCTTTGGTCAAGGAGTTCTGCCTGAGTCTCGGAATGCTCTGGAAAGATCCCCTGGGGCAGGTGTCGCTCGCGGTCACCTCGCTGTTTTGGGGAGTCGGCACCAGTCTGCGTTTCATCATTCTGACCTGGGCCGCCGCCGCGCTGGAACTCGATCTGGAGCGGGCGACGCAATTGACCGCGATGGTCGCGGTCGGTCTGGCGATCGGTTCGGTGATTGCGGCCAAAGCGGTGCCGGTCACCCATGCGGTCAGAGTCTTGCCGCTCGGCATCGCGATGGGGCTGGTCGTGTTGGCGATGGTCTGGGTGACCGACTGGCGGGTCGCGTCCTTGCTGCTGATCCTGATCGGCATACTGGCCGGCAGCTTTTTGATTCCGATGAACGCCTTGCTCCAGCACCGCGGGCATTTGCTGATGGGTTCCGGTCACTCGATCGCGGTGCAGAACTTCAATGAAAACCTGAGCATTCTGTTGCTGCTCGGCGCGTACTCGCTGATGATCCGGGCCGGCTTTTCGATCGACACGGTCGTGATCGTGTTCGGCTTGTTTATCGCGCTCAGCATGGGCGTGATCCATCATCGGCATCGTCATGACCAGGACTTGAATCCGTAA
- a CDS encoding MJ1255/VC2487 family glycosyltransferase — translation MKIFYGVQGTGNGHITRAREMAKALAEAGVEVTYLFSGRDAAKYFDMEIFNGYHVREGLTFHTQNGDVSYLKTACDARPINFVREVKALDLGGYDLVLSDFEPVTAWAAKLGNKKVLGIGHQYAFNHRVPREGGDVIAASVMKYFAPTRRNIGLHWHHFGQPILPPIIAPHEPPQQSAANKIVVYLPFENPTDVVRLLMPFKAFDFMLYTPAAIASPSAHIQVKPLSREGFHNDLHDCAGIISNAGFELVSEALQLGKKILIKPLHSQLEQISNAAALKQLGYGRIMHELDAKAIAHWLENPHRVRVTYPNVANILVRWMLNGMPPVDEDFIEAGWSQVNVLQLND, via the coding sequence ATGAAAATATTTTATGGAGTGCAGGGTACCGGCAACGGCCATATCACGCGCGCGCGCGAAATGGCCAAAGCGCTTGCCGAGGCCGGCGTTGAGGTGACTTATCTGTTTAGCGGACGCGATGCGGCCAAGTATTTCGATATGGAAATCTTCAACGGTTACCACGTCAGGGAAGGGTTGACCTTTCATACCCAGAACGGCGATGTCAGCTATCTGAAAACCGCATGCGACGCCCGTCCGATCAATTTCGTCAGGGAAGTCAAGGCGCTGGATCTCGGCGGTTACGATCTGGTGCTCAGCGATTTCGAACCTGTCACCGCTTGGGCGGCCAAGCTCGGCAACAAAAAGGTTTTGGGCATCGGCCATCAGTATGCGTTCAATCACCGCGTACCGCGCGAAGGCGGCGATGTGATCGCCGCAAGCGTGATGAAATATTTCGCGCCGACGCGGCGGAATATCGGCCTGCACTGGCATCATTTCGGCCAGCCTATCCTGCCGCCGATCATCGCGCCGCATGAGCCGCCGCAGCAGTCCGCCGCGAACAAGATCGTCGTATATCTGCCGTTCGAGAATCCTACTGATGTGGTCAGGCTGTTGATGCCGTTCAAGGCGTTTGATTTTATGCTGTATACGCCGGCGGCGATCGCATCGCCTTCGGCGCATATTCAAGTCAAACCCTTGTCGCGCGAAGGCTTCCATAACGATCTGCACGATTGCGCCGGCATCATCAGCAACGCCGGCTTCGAACTGGTCAGCGAGGCGCTGCAATTGGGCAAGAAGATCCTGATCAAGCCGCTGCATTCGCAGCTGGAGCAAATCTCGAACGCCGCCGCGCTAAAGCAGCTCGGCTATGGACGCATCATGCACGAGCTCGATGCGAAGGCGATCGCGCATTGGCTCGAAAATCCGCACCGGGTCAGGGTCACTTATCCGAATGTCGCGAATATCCTGGTGCGCTGGATGCTGAACGGCATGCCGCCTGTCGATGAAGATTTCATCGAGGCCGGCTGGAGCCAAGTCAACGTGCTGCAATTGAACGATTAG
- a CDS encoding transaldolase family protein — MFELYLDTADLSQIARFGASLPVRGITTNPSILARANSGLTELLPKVAEVLGKEARIHVQVVSESADAMVKEAFSLQELPYDIVVKVPATETGLAAIRQMKVRNIPVLATAIYSVQQGFLAALCGADYLAPYVNRIDAIGANGVGVVADLQHLLDRHQLASKLLPASFKNTQQVLEVLKAGVASITLPADIAAELFAHPSVEPAVNRFSQDWQTVFGQTLSFES; from the coding sequence ATGTTTGAGTTATATCTCGATACCGCCGACCTTAGCCAAATCGCGCGTTTCGGCGCCTCCCTGCCGGTGCGCGGCATCACGACCAATCCGTCGATCCTGGCCAGGGCGAATAGCGGCCTGACCGAATTGCTGCCGAAGGTCGCCGAGGTCTTGGGAAAGGAGGCCAGAATTCATGTGCAGGTGGTCAGCGAAAGCGCGGACGCGATGGTCAAGGAAGCCTTCAGCTTGCAGGAGCTGCCTTATGACATCGTGGTGAAGGTGCCGGCGACCGAGACCGGCCTGGCCGCAATCCGGCAAATGAAGGTGCGGAACATTCCGGTGCTGGCGACCGCGATTTACAGCGTGCAGCAGGGATTTCTGGCCGCGTTGTGCGGCGCCGATTACCTGGCGCCTTATGTGAACCGGATCGATGCGATAGGCGCAAACGGCGTCGGCGTGGTCGCCGACTTGCAGCACCTGCTCGACCGCCATCAACTTGCCAGCAAGCTGCTGCCGGCCAGCTTCAAAAATACCCAGCAGGTGCTGGAGGTACTAAAGGCCGGCGTCGCCTCGATCACGCTGCCGGCCGACATCGCCGCCGAGCTGTTCGCGCATCCTTCCGTGGAGCCGGCGGTGAATCGCTTCAGTCAAGACTGGCAAACCGTCTTCGGGCAAACCTTATCGTTTGAAAGCTAG
- a CDS encoding TIGR01777 family oxidoreductase: MKILVTGGTGFIGKALVKTLVGEGHHVTVLSRTPELVEPLFGPEVFGLGHVDFLAPEMSFEVIVNLAGAPIFDVRWSEARKQLIRKSRIVLTEQLVDCIERMSVRPKLLISGSAIGYYGDQGDAELTEESLGCPDFSHRLCADWEAAARRAAQFGVRVCLMRTGLVIAEDGGLLQRMLPPFRLGLGGRLGSGRQWMSWIHRQDWIDIALTMIADESMQGAYNATAPNPVTNREFTCTLARRLHRPALFPAPAIVLKCLLGEMSELVLGSQRVLPERLLQQGFKFHYPDLDGALRAALAAK, translated from the coding sequence ATGAAAATTCTAGTCACCGGCGGCACCGGCTTTATCGGCAAGGCCTTGGTCAAAACCCTGGTTGGCGAAGGCCATCACGTGACCGTGCTGAGCCGGACGCCGGAGCTTGTCGAACCATTGTTCGGGCCGGAAGTGTTCGGGCTCGGCCACGTGGATTTTCTGGCGCCGGAGATGTCATTCGAGGTGATCGTTAATCTGGCCGGCGCACCGATCTTCGACGTGCGCTGGAGCGAGGCGCGCAAACAGTTGATCAGAAAAAGCCGGATCGTTCTGACCGAGCAACTGGTCGATTGCATCGAACGAATGAGCGTCAGGCCGAAGTTGTTGATCAGCGGCTCCGCGATCGGCTATTACGGAGATCAGGGCGATGCGGAGCTGACCGAAGAATCCCTCGGCTGTCCCGATTTTTCGCATCGCTTATGCGCGGATTGGGAGGCGGCGGCCAGACGGGCTGCGCAATTCGGCGTGCGTGTCTGCCTGATGCGGACCGGCCTGGTGATTGCGGAAGACGGCGGCTTATTGCAGCGCATGCTGCCGCCTTTCCGTCTCGGACTCGGCGGCAGGCTCGGCAGCGGCAGGCAATGGATGTCCTGGATACACCGGCAGGACTGGATCGACATAGCGCTGACGATGATCGCCGATGAATCGATGCAGGGAGCCTACAATGCCACCGCGCCGAATCCGGTCACGAATCGGGAGTTTACCTGTACGCTGGCGCGCCGTCTGCATCGACCGGCGCTGTTTCCCGCGCCGGCGATCGTGTTGAAATGCCTGCTCGGCGAGATGTCCGAGCTGGTGTTGGGCAGCCAGCGCGTGTTGCCGGAGCGTTTGTTGCAGCAGGGCTTCAAGTTTCATTATCCCGATTTGGACGGGGCGCTGCGGGCGGCGTTGGCGGCGAAATAA